One region of Pyramidobacter sp. YE332 genomic DNA includes:
- a CDS encoding NifB/NifX family molybdenum-iron cluster-binding protein: protein MKLAVTYENGAIFQHFGHTETVKIYTIENGAVGASEVIGTEGHGHGALAAFLKERGVEALICGGLGGGAVTALQEAGIAIYAGNQGSADEAAAKFAAGQLSANAEANCHHHDHGAEHSCGNGSCRH from the coding sequence TTGAAATTAGCGGTAACGTATGAGAACGGCGCGATCTTTCAGCATTTCGGACACACCGAAACGGTGAAGATCTACACGATCGAAAACGGCGCGGTCGGCGCCTCGGAAGTGATCGGCACGGAGGGGCACGGGCACGGCGCGCTGGCGGCCTTTTTGAAGGAAAGGGGCGTCGAGGCGCTGATCTGCGGCGGTTTGGGCGGCGGCGCGGTGACGGCGCTGCAGGAGGCGGGGATCGCCATTTACGCCGGCAATCAGGGCAGCGCGGACGAAGCTGCCGCAAAGTTTGCCGCCGGACAGCTTTCCGCTAACGCCGAGGCGAACTGTCATCATCACGATCACGGCGCGGAACATTCCTGCGGAAACGGCTCGTGCCGCCATTAG
- a CDS encoding hydroxyacid dehydrogenase gives MNVFLCEHLHRDAVALLRSRAEIVADWGRLAECDGLISRNLKLPRETLERAPRLKVIAVHGTGSDGIDLEWCAARNITVTYVPAQNADSVAELIAALALDLMRRVTAADRAVRSGRPVRSAPPEFCGRELAGKTLGLIGVGDIARRAARILREGFGMKVIGYSPSLTPEKAKMFHVEHRPSVIDVMRGADVISLGVHLTGETFHLIGAKELAAARKGAVLINTSRGGVVDEEALYEALRVGRLAGAACDVWEHEPPTAGHRLLSLDNVIATPHLGANTDEALRRVGTAAVQALFDVCEGRKPRCVYSVEHPLGFENRDVLRDGS, from the coding sequence ATGAATGTTTTCCTTTGCGAACATCTGCACCGTGACGCCGTGGCCCTGCTGCGGTCGCGGGCTGAGATCGTCGCCGACTGGGGGCGTCTGGCGGAGTGCGACGGTCTGATCAGCCGCAATTTGAAGCTGCCGCGGGAAACGCTGGAACGCGCGCCGCGGCTGAAGGTGATTGCCGTGCACGGCACGGGCAGCGACGGCATCGATCTGGAATGGTGCGCGGCCCGTAACATTACCGTAACCTACGTGCCTGCGCAGAATGCCGATTCGGTGGCGGAACTGATCGCTGCGCTGGCGTTGGATCTGATGCGCCGCGTGACCGCCGCCGACCGTGCGGTCCGTTCGGGGCGCCCCGTGAGAAGCGCGCCGCCGGAGTTTTGCGGGCGCGAACTGGCGGGCAAGACGCTGGGACTGATCGGCGTCGGAGACATCGCCCGGCGCGCAGCGCGCATTCTGCGCGAAGGGTTCGGCATGAAAGTCATCGGCTATTCGCCCTCGCTGACGCCCGAGAAAGCGAAAATGTTCCACGTGGAACATCGCCCTTCCGTTATCGACGTGATGCGGGGCGCCGACGTGATCTCGCTGGGCGTGCACCTGACGGGAGAGACCTTTCATCTGATCGGCGCCAAGGAACTGGCCGCGGCCAGAAAGGGCGCGGTGCTGATCAACACGTCGCGTGGGGGCGTCGTCGACGAGGAGGCGCTCTATGAGGCGCTGCGCGTCGGTCGGCTGGCGGGGGCCGCCTGCGACGTGTGGGAGCACGAGCCGCCGACGGCGGGACATCGGCTGCTCTCGCTGGACAACGTGATCGCCACGCCCCATCTCGGCGCCAACACGGACGAAGCGCTGCGCCGCGTCGGCACGGCGGCCGTGCAGGCGCTGTTCGACGTGTGCGAGGGAAGGAAGCCGCGCTGCGTTTACAGCGTCGAACACCCGCTGGGATTCGAAAACAGGGACGTCCTCCGCGACGGATCCTGA